A single Methylobacterium sp. 17Sr1-1 DNA region contains:
- a CDS encoding KpsF/GutQ family sugar-phosphate isomerase, producing MESSNRAESYEAHEGAAAQVVEAAHFSAIRSVRTEAEALLTLARALDHELKAGFGAAVAAIHAIPGRVIVSGIGKSGHIGRKIASTLASTGTPASFIHPSEASHGDLGMITQQDIVIALSWSGETAELGDLISFSKRFAVTLIGMTSNPGSTLGQAADILLPLPLVKEACPHNLAPTSSSVIQLALGDALAVALLERRGFSASDFKLFHPGGKLAARLKTVAQLMHAGEEMPLVPRGLRVSEALIAVMGKRFGCAGIVDDAGRLVGMITDGDVRRHMSAGTGHSDLLARRVEEIMTPSPITTSPGTFASAALELMNRSQITALFAVERGRPVGILHIHDILRAGVV from the coding sequence ATGGAGAGTTCGAACCGGGCCGAGAGCTACGAGGCGCACGAGGGTGCGGCGGCGCAGGTGGTCGAGGCGGCGCATTTCTCCGCCATCCGCAGCGTCCGTACCGAGGCCGAGGCGCTCCTGACCCTCGCCCGCGCCCTCGACCACGAGCTGAAGGCCGGGTTCGGCGCCGCCGTCGCGGCGATCCACGCCATTCCGGGCCGGGTGATCGTGTCGGGCATCGGCAAGAGCGGCCATATCGGGCGCAAGATCGCCTCGACGCTCGCCTCCACCGGCACCCCGGCCTCGTTCATCCACCCGAGCGAGGCCAGCCACGGCGACCTCGGGATGATCACCCAGCAGGACATCGTCATCGCCCTGTCCTGGTCCGGCGAGACCGCCGAGCTCGGCGACCTGATCAGCTTCTCCAAGCGCTTCGCCGTCACGCTGATCGGCATGACCTCGAACCCGGGCAGCACGCTCGGCCAGGCCGCCGACATCCTGCTGCCGCTGCCGCTGGTGAAGGAGGCCTGCCCGCACAACCTCGCGCCGACCTCGTCGAGCGTGATCCAGCTCGCCCTCGGCGACGCGCTGGCGGTGGCGCTTCTCGAGCGCCGCGGTTTCTCGGCCAGCGACTTCAAGCTCTTCCATCCCGGCGGCAAGCTCGCGGCCCGGCTCAAGACCGTGGCCCAGCTGATGCACGCCGGCGAGGAGATGCCGCTGGTGCCCCGGGGCCTGCGGGTCTCCGAGGCGCTGATCGCCGTGATGGGCAAGCGCTTCGGCTGCGCCGGCATCGTCGACGATGCGGGGCGGCTCGTCGGCATGATCACCGACGGAGACGTGCGCCGCCACATGAGCGCCGGCACCGGCCACAGCGACCTCCTCGCCCGCCGGGTCGAGGAGATCATGACGCCGTCGCCGATCACCACCAGCCCCGGCACCTTCGCCAGCGCCGCCCTGGAGCTGATGAACCGCAGCCAGATCACCGCCCTGTTCGCGGTGGAGCGCGGGCGCCCGGTGGGGATCCTGCACATCCACGATATTTTGCGGGCGGGGGTGGTCTGA
- a CDS encoding glutathione S-transferase family protein, with translation MLLYEHPLSSYAQKVKIALREKGVAFTAEVPETFGTGRSDGAFAKANPRTEVPVLIDGGVSLFDSTVILEYVEERWPDPPLLPRDPAARAFARMTEDVCDTQYEAVNWGFGEILWFRRATGALADQLRAEAAAQTKTLQDWLTGRLGESEWFGGERFGWADAAAAPMVNRSVHYGLGPAEGSPLARWHARIRERPSVAQTFREFDAAAARMAEAAALYTTGGRRREYRDHRLEWMVKSGGVEVVLAGLRDRTIRFPWPGGGEP, from the coding sequence ATGCTGCTCTACGAGCACCCGCTCTCGTCCTATGCGCAGAAGGTCAAGATCGCCCTGCGCGAGAAGGGGGTGGCCTTCACGGCCGAAGTGCCGGAGACCTTCGGCACCGGGCGGAGCGACGGTGCGTTCGCCAAGGCCAATCCCCGCACCGAGGTGCCGGTGCTGATCGACGGCGGGGTGAGCCTCTTCGACTCGACCGTGATCCTCGAATACGTCGAGGAGCGCTGGCCCGACCCGCCGCTGCTGCCGCGCGATCCCGCCGCCCGCGCTTTCGCCCGCATGACCGAGGATGTCTGCGACACCCAGTACGAGGCGGTGAACTGGGGTTTCGGCGAGATCCTGTGGTTCCGCCGCGCCACCGGCGCGCTGGCCGACCAGCTGCGCGCCGAGGCCGCGGCGCAGACGAAGACCTTGCAGGACTGGCTGACCGGCCGCCTCGGCGAGTCCGAGTGGTTCGGGGGTGAGCGGTTCGGCTGGGCCGACGCGGCCGCGGCCCCAATGGTCAACCGCTCGGTGCATTACGGGCTCGGGCCCGCCGAGGGCAGCCCGCTCGCCCGCTGGCACGCGCGGATCCGCGAGCGCCCCTCGGTGGCGCAGACGTTCCGGGAATTCGACGCAGCGGCGGCCCGGATGGCCGAGGCCGCCGCCCTCTACACCACCGGCGGGCGCCGGCGGGAATACCGCGACCACCGCCTCGAATGGATGGTGAAGTCCGGCGGCGTCGAGGTGGTGCTGGCGGGCCTGCGCGACCGCACCATCCGCTTTCCCTGGCCCGGCGGCGGGGAACCCTGA
- a CDS encoding multidrug effflux MFS transporter, with amino-acid sequence MATSASGGASPVETIRAESGWAGPGFVEFVALMALMMGLTAVTIDSFLPAFPAIQRDFAVQDPNRLQLLVYVYMLGFGTAQLLYGPVSDGTGRRPALIVGIGIYLAGSVLAMLAPSFEVLLLARAIQGVGGAAGRVLAVAIVRDRYEGRDMARVMSFCMMVFLIVPILAPSMGGAVLVFGHWRLIFGMMLALALVTLAWFGTRLPETLHPAFRRPVSARAIGAGIGVTVRTRASFGYATALGLTTGCIMGYVGSAQAVFDTGLYHLGPLFPVAFALIAGAMGVATLINARLVRRLGMRRLAHAGTLGLFLAACLQLALVVAFAGTPPLWLLIVTLAACQFLMSFAMPNYNALAMEPLAAIAGTASSFIGFYTTLLAAFCGLLVGQSFDGTVTPLAIGYGVLSSLALAMVLWTERGRLFGSGAR; translated from the coding sequence ATGGCGACCAGCGCGAGCGGCGGGGCGAGTCCCGTCGAGACCATCCGGGCCGAATCGGGCTGGGCAGGGCCCGGCTTCGTCGAGTTCGTGGCCCTGATGGCGCTGATGATGGGCCTGACCGCGGTCACCATCGACAGCTTCCTGCCGGCCTTCCCGGCGATCCAGCGCGACTTCGCGGTCCAGGATCCCAACCGGCTGCAATTGCTGGTCTACGTCTACATGCTGGGCTTCGGCACCGCCCAGCTCCTCTACGGCCCGGTCTCGGACGGGACCGGGCGGCGCCCGGCCCTGATCGTCGGCATCGGTATCTATCTCGCCGGCAGCGTGCTCGCGATGCTGGCGCCGAGCTTCGAGGTGCTGCTGCTGGCCCGCGCGATCCAGGGCGTGGGCGGCGCGGCGGGCCGCGTGCTCGCGGTGGCGATCGTGCGCGACCGCTACGAGGGCCGCGACATGGCCCGGGTGATGTCGTTCTGCATGATGGTCTTCCTCATCGTGCCGATCCTCGCCCCCTCGATGGGCGGCGCCGTGCTCGTTTTCGGCCACTGGCGCCTGATCTTCGGCATGATGCTGGCGCTCGCCCTCGTCACGCTCGCGTGGTTCGGCACGCGCCTGCCCGAGACCCTGCACCCCGCCTTCCGCCGTCCGGTCTCGGCCCGGGCGATCGGGGCGGGCATCGGCGTCACGGTGCGCACCCGCGCCTCGTTCGGCTACGCCACGGCGCTCGGCCTCACCACCGGCTGCATCATGGGCTATGTCGGCTCGGCGCAGGCCGTGTTCGACACCGGCCTCTACCATCTCGGGCCGCTGTTCCCGGTCGCCTTCGCGCTGATCGCCGGCGCGATGGGCGTCGCGACGCTGATCAACGCGCGCCTGGTGCGCCGGCTCGGCATGCGGCGGCTGGCGCATGCGGGCACGCTCGGGCTGTTCCTCGCCGCCTGCCTCCAGCTCGCGCTGGTCGTGGCCTTCGCGGGCACGCCGCCGCTGTGGCTCCTGATCGTCACCCTGGCCGCGTGCCAGTTCCTGATGAGCTTCGCGATGCCGAACTACAACGCCCTGGCGATGGAGCCGCTCGCGGCGATCGCCGGGACGGCATCGTCGTTCATCGGCTTCTACACCACGCTGCTCGCGGCGTTCTGCGGCCTCCTCGTCGGCCAGTCCTTCGACGGCACCGTCACCCCGCTCGCGATCGGTTACGGCGTCCTGAGCAGCCTCGCCCTCGCGATGGTGCTGTGGACCGAGCGCGGCCGGCTGTTCGGAAGCGGGGCCCGGTAG
- a CDS encoding helix-turn-helix transcriptional regulator translates to MPSRQGPRPGADELPAGATQADDPESDFLAVLGQRVRTMRAVRAMSRKMLSQTSGLSERYIAQLEGGQGNVSIILLRRVALAMGVRLEDLIAAVESPPDWPVVRDLLEKASADQIAEAKRVLSGAAAPGGAPTQRVALIGLRGAGKSTLGRILAERMGWTFVELNREIERENGLSVAEIFAIYGQETYRRLEQGALRRLAERPGPMVLATGGGIVAEPVTFDLLLSSFFTVWLKARPEEHIHRVREQAAKGIAPTRMPDSDNALREIRGILMSREPLYARARAVVDTADHNVAETAAELTGLVENYLGGRRGA, encoded by the coding sequence ATGCCCAGCAGACAAGGACCGCGCCCGGGCGCGGACGAGCTCCCGGCCGGCGCCACCCAGGCGGACGATCCGGAATCCGACTTCCTGGCCGTCCTCGGCCAGCGCGTCCGCACCATGCGGGCGGTGCGGGCGATGTCGCGCAAGATGCTGTCGCAGACCTCCGGCCTGTCCGAGCGCTACATCGCGCAGCTCGAGGGCGGGCAGGGCAACGTCTCGATCATCCTGCTGCGCCGGGTCGCGCTCGCCATGGGCGTGCGGCTCGAGGACCTGATCGCGGCGGTCGAGAGCCCGCCGGACTGGCCGGTGGTGCGCGACCTCCTGGAAAAGGCCTCGGCGGACCAGATCGCCGAGGCCAAGCGCGTGCTCTCGGGCGCGGCCGCGCCGGGCGGCGCCCCGACGCAGCGCGTGGCGCTGATCGGCCTGCGCGGCGCCGGCAAGTCGACCCTCGGGCGGATCCTCGCCGAGCGGATGGGCTGGACCTTCGTCGAGCTCAACCGCGAGATCGAGCGCGAGAACGGCCTGTCGGTCGCCGAGATCTTCGCGATCTACGGCCAGGAGACCTATCGCCGCCTGGAGCAGGGGGCGCTGCGGCGCCTCGCCGAGCGGCCGGGCCCGATGGTGCTGGCGACCGGCGGCGGCATCGTCGCCGAGCCGGTCACCTTCGACCTCCTGCTGTCCTCGTTCTTCACCGTCTGGCTCAAGGCGCGGCCGGAGGAGCATATCCACCGCGTTCGCGAGCAGGCCGCCAAGGGCATCGCCCCGACGCGGATGCCCGACAGCGACAACGCGCTCAGGGAGATCCGCGGCATCCTGATGAGCCGCGAGCCGCTCTACGCCCGGGCCCGGGCGGTGGTCGACACCGCCGACCACAATGTGGCCGAGACCGCCGCCGAGCTGACCGGCCTCGTGGAGAACTACCTCGGCGGGCGGCGCGGCGCCTGA
- the modA gene encoding molybdate ABC transporter substrate-binding protein, giving the protein MRRIVRAACLLFAATLALPAAAAEPATVFAAASLKNALDEAGKAFTAESGLPVRASYAASSALARQIEQGAPADLFASADLEWMDYLAARKLIRPETRVNLLANRLVVVAPKDATVSEAAFTAEWVTRALGPDGRLATGEVSSVPIGKYAKAAFEKLGLWAQVQPRLAQADNVRAALALVSRGEAPLGVVYESDARSDPGVKVVGVFPADSHPPVVYPFAVTAEAKGEGGARFLAYLRSKAARRFFEAQGFTMIGEGASQ; this is encoded by the coding sequence ATGCGCCGCATCGTCCGGGCCGCCTGCCTGCTCTTCGCCGCGACCCTCGCCCTCCCGGCCGCGGCGGCCGAACCCGCGACGGTGTTCGCGGCGGCGAGCCTGAAGAACGCCCTCGACGAGGCCGGCAAGGCCTTTACGGCCGAGAGCGGCCTCCCGGTCCGGGCGAGCTACGCCGCCTCCTCGGCGCTGGCGCGCCAGATCGAGCAGGGCGCGCCGGCCGACCTGTTCGCCTCGGCCGACCTCGAATGGATGGACTATCTCGCCGCCCGCAAGCTGATCCGGCCGGAGACCCGGGTGAACCTGCTCGCCAACCGCCTGGTCGTGGTGGCGCCCAAGGACGCGACCGTGTCCGAGGCGGCGTTCACGGCGGAGTGGGTCACCCGGGCGCTCGGGCCGGACGGGCGGCTCGCCACCGGCGAGGTCAGTTCGGTGCCGATCGGCAAGTACGCCAAGGCGGCGTTCGAGAAGCTGGGCCTGTGGGCGCAGGTGCAGCCGCGGCTGGCGCAAGCCGACAACGTGCGGGCGGCTCTGGCGCTGGTCTCCCGCGGCGAGGCGCCCCTCGGCGTGGTCTACGAGAGCGACGCCAGGTCGGATCCGGGCGTGAAGGTGGTGGGGGTGTTTCCGGCGGACAGCCATCCGCCGGTGGTCTACCCCTTCGCGGTGACGGCCGAGGCCAAGGGCGAGGGCGGCGCGCGCTTCCTCGCCTATCTCAGGAGCAAGGCCGCCCGGCGTTTCTTCGAGGCGCAGGGCTTCACGATGATCGGGGAGGGGGCGTCGCAGTAG
- a CDS encoding GGDEF domain-containing protein, whose protein sequence is MTLTADDPVAPRVPEPVPIEHLDWLLRFDPCVEARHEAEHGRDRAAGLPQIILVGMVIYNVYNFTSFSLTPDIAELSVMARLLVVTPMALAIAWLVVRVGPVLREGLILGGMIGGVVAPILLFWLTRAPLGNHTFVEPVLVIIYGNVLLAMRFRHALAFSAVASACAILAAHTKVGLDPILRDAFCVQFETACLFSLYANYRMEERRCREYLRTLAAQDASMAAETARRRYQGLSSTDALTGLPNRRALDETAEAWLAEERPAALMMIDVDHFKAFNDTLGHPEGDACLRRIATLFATFVPGPNILAARFGGEEFAFVVRDAGAPEVVRLAAALVRAVEALHIVHPGRPDGHGVVTVSVGIALKEAGVACTREALLAKADQALYRAKRLGRNRHALAEHNSVAAIPSVSVIVKSA, encoded by the coding sequence ATGACCTTGACTGCTGACGATCCCGTCGCGCCGCGGGTGCCCGAGCCCGTCCCCATCGAGCATCTCGACTGGCTGCTGCGGTTCGATCCCTGCGTCGAGGCGCGGCACGAGGCGGAGCATGGCCGGGATCGCGCCGCCGGGCTGCCGCAGATCATCCTGGTCGGGATGGTCATCTACAACGTCTACAACTTCACCAGCTTCTCGCTGACGCCGGACATCGCCGAATTGAGCGTCATGGCCCGCCTTCTGGTGGTGACGCCGATGGCTCTGGCGATCGCCTGGCTGGTCGTCCGCGTCGGGCCGGTCCTTCGCGAAGGCCTGATCCTCGGCGGAATGATCGGGGGCGTGGTGGCTCCGATACTGTTGTTCTGGTTGACGCGGGCCCCTCTCGGCAACCACACGTTCGTCGAGCCGGTCCTGGTCATCATCTACGGCAACGTCTTGCTCGCGATGCGCTTCCGCCACGCCCTCGCCTTCTCGGCCGTCGCATCCGCCTGCGCCATCCTGGCCGCTCACACCAAGGTGGGCCTCGATCCGATCCTGCGTGACGCCTTCTGCGTGCAATTCGAGACCGCCTGCCTCTTCAGCCTCTACGCCAATTATCGCATGGAGGAGCGGCGCTGCCGTGAATACCTGCGGACCCTGGCGGCGCAGGACGCCTCGATGGCGGCCGAGACGGCGCGCCGCCGCTATCAAGGCTTGTCGAGCACCGACGCCCTCACGGGCCTGCCGAACCGCCGCGCTCTCGACGAGACCGCCGAGGCCTGGTTGGCCGAGGAGCGTCCCGCCGCCCTGATGATGATCGACGTCGATCACTTCAAGGCGTTCAACGACACCCTCGGGCACCCCGAGGGCGATGCGTGCCTGCGCCGGATCGCAACGCTGTTCGCGACCTTCGTGCCCGGTCCCAACATCCTGGCCGCCCGCTTCGGCGGGGAGGAGTTCGCCTTCGTCGTGCGGGATGCCGGCGCGCCGGAGGTGGTCCGGCTCGCCGCCGCCCTGGTGCGCGCCGTGGAGGCGCTCCATATCGTTCATCCGGGCCGCCCGGACGGGCATGGCGTCGTCACCGTCAGCGTCGGCATCGCGCTCAAGGAAGCGGGCGTCGCGTGCACCCGGGAGGCCCTGCTCGCGAAGGCCGACCAGGCCCTCTACCGGGCCAAGCGCCTGGGGCGGAACCGCCATGCCCTGGCGGAACACAACTCCGTCGCGGCGATCCCGTCGGTGTCGGTGATCGTGAAATCCGCCTGA
- a CDS encoding carbonic anhydrase: MDNIVQGFTQFREQVFPSQRSVYQRLVHDGQKPKALVISCADSRVVPELITQAGPGELFVTRNVGNIVPPFATMMGGVTAAVEYAVMALNVRDIVVCGHSDCGAMKGLLTPGLAEKMPSVAAWLRHGEAARKIVCDAYPDDIDDKRRLHALAMENVLAQLNHLRTHPAVASALASGQLTLHGWLFEIETGHLLVYDGEAGRFVVLAEEDALPVAEAANAPRLAAAGVATPEVRAAE, encoded by the coding sequence ATGGACAACATCGTCCAGGGGTTCACCCAGTTCCGCGAGCAGGTGTTTCCGAGCCAGCGCTCGGTCTATCAGCGCCTCGTCCATGACGGCCAGAAGCCGAAGGCGCTGGTGATCTCCTGCGCCGATTCCCGCGTCGTGCCGGAGCTGATCACCCAGGCGGGCCCCGGCGAGCTGTTCGTCACCCGCAACGTCGGCAACATCGTGCCGCCCTTCGCCACCATGATGGGCGGCGTGACCGCGGCGGTGGAATACGCCGTGATGGCGCTCAACGTCCGGGACATCGTGGTCTGCGGCCACTCGGATTGCGGGGCGATGAAGGGCCTGCTCACCCCGGGCCTCGCCGAGAAGATGCCGAGCGTCGCGGCGTGGCTGCGCCACGGCGAGGCGGCGCGCAAGATCGTCTGCGACGCCTATCCGGACGACATCGACGACAAGCGCCGCCTCCACGCCCTGGCGATGGAGAACGTGCTCGCCCAGCTCAACCACCTGCGCACCCATCCGGCGGTGGCGAGCGCGCTCGCCTCGGGCCAGCTCACCCTGCACGGCTGGCTGTTCGAGATCGAGACCGGGCACCTGCTGGTCTATGACGGCGAGGCCGGGCGCTTCGTGGTCCTGGCCGAGGAGGACGCGCTGCCGGTGGCCGAGGCCGCGAACGCGCCGCGGCTCGCGGCGGCGGGCGTCGCCACCCCGGAGGTCAGGGCGGCCGAGTAA
- a CDS encoding DoxX family protein yields the protein MAARNDGILLAGRLLLASSLLPAAIARALNPSGFALTLAGTGMPYPNAVATASVVIGLFGPLLLALGLVPRLVGLGLALHAVVAGLLLHRFWEFSGAVARVEQELFLAQLGLAAGFVLYAVTGPGRWSWQGWWHGAERGAMPAGKAAKEPARDPAAKPARKRAAAPRGPRPAKAAA from the coding sequence ATGGCTGCGCGCAACGACGGAATCCTGCTCGCCGGGCGGCTGCTCCTGGCCTCGTCCCTGCTGCCGGCGGCGATCGCGCGGGCGCTCAACCCCTCGGGCTTCGCGCTGACGCTGGCCGGCACCGGCATGCCCTACCCGAACGCGGTCGCGACCGCCTCGGTGGTGATCGGCCTCTTCGGGCCGCTGCTCCTCGCGCTCGGCCTCGTGCCGCGCCTCGTCGGCCTGGGCCTCGCCCTCCACGCGGTGGTGGCGGGGCTGCTGCTGCACCGGTTCTGGGAGTTCTCCGGCGCCGTCGCCCGGGTCGAGCAGGAGCTGTTCCTGGCCCAGCTCGGCCTCGCCGCCGGCTTCGTGCTCTACGCCGTCACCGGTCCGGGCCGCTGGAGCTGGCAGGGCTGGTGGCACGGGGCCGAGCGCGGCGCGATGCCCGCCGGCAAGGCCGCGAAGGAGCCTGCCAGGGATCCCGCGGCAAAGCCCGCCCGCAAGCGCGCTGCCGCGCCCCGCGGGCCCCGCCCGGCGAAGGCCGCGGCCTGA
- a CDS encoding TRAP transporter small permease, translating to MHPLRILDRLEEILIASLMAGATLLIFVAVVHRYASGIDALYSITTAIHLSWAQELCIYMFVWMAKFGAAYGVRTGIHVGVDVAVNQLPPAWRDRIVLFGLLCGALFTAIVGTMGARFVYGLVDTDQTTPDLEIPSWVVYLAIPLGSYLMCFRFLQVAWSFWRTGELPHHDPGHVEGVVESPQAAQDLAQDLAAEARTGGRAR from the coding sequence ATGCACCCCCTGCGCATCCTCGACCGACTCGAGGAGATCCTGATCGCGAGCCTGATGGCGGGCGCGACGCTGCTGATCTTCGTCGCCGTCGTGCACCGCTACGCGTCCGGCATCGACGCCCTCTATTCCATCACCACCGCGATCCACCTCTCCTGGGCCCAGGAGCTGTGCATCTACATGTTCGTGTGGATGGCGAAGTTCGGCGCGGCCTACGGCGTGCGCACCGGCATCCATGTCGGGGTCGACGTGGCGGTGAACCAGCTGCCGCCCGCCTGGCGCGACCGGATCGTGCTGTTCGGCCTCCTCTGCGGCGCGCTGTTCACCGCGATCGTCGGCACGATGGGCGCCCGCTTCGTCTACGGCCTCGTCGACACCGACCAGACCACCCCCGACCTCGAGATCCCGAGCTGGGTCGTCTACCTGGCGATCCCGCTCGGTTCGTACCTCATGTGCTTCCGCTTCCTCCAGGTGGCGTGGAGCTTCTGGCGCACCGGGGAGCTGCCCCACCACGATCCGGGCCACGTCGAGGGCGTGGTCGAGAGCCCGCAGGCTGCCCAAGATCTCGCGCAGGACCTCGCTGCCGAAGCCCGCACCGGAGGCCGTGCCCGATGA
- a CDS encoding NAD(P)H-dependent oxidoreductase: protein MTLVIPVILGSVRQGRNGLRAARYVAGALAARGHEAPLVDPAELGLPLLDRMYKEYPKGEAPDALERLAALLRRSDAFVVVSAEYNHSIPPALSNTLDHFLEEYFWRPSAIVCYSAGRYGGVRAAMQLRAMLGELGTPSIPSLLPIPEVHKALDEEGRPLLPWLERPTGRFLDELTWYAEALREKRRGGVPY from the coding sequence ATGACCCTCGTGATCCCGGTGATCCTCGGCTCGGTGCGCCAGGGGCGCAACGGCCTGCGCGCCGCCCGCTACGTCGCGGGCGCCCTCGCCGCCCGCGGCCACGAGGCGCCGCTGGTCGATCCGGCCGAGCTCGGCCTGCCGCTTCTGGACAGGATGTACAAGGAATACCCGAAGGGCGAGGCGCCCGACGCCCTGGAGCGGCTGGCGGCGCTCCTGCGCCGGTCGGACGCCTTCGTGGTCGTCTCGGCGGAGTACAACCACAGCATCCCGCCGGCCCTGTCGAACACCCTGGACCATTTCCTGGAGGAGTATTTCTGGCGGCCCTCGGCGATCGTCTGCTACTCCGCCGGCCGCTACGGCGGCGTGCGCGCGGCGATGCAGCTGCGCGCCATGCTGGGCGAGCTCGGCACCCCGAGCATCCCCTCGCTGCTGCCGATCCCCGAGGTGCACAAGGCGCTCGATGAGGAGGGCCGGCCCCTCCTTCCCTGGCTGGAGCGCCCGACCGGGCGGTTCCTCGACGAGCTGACCTGGTACGCCGAGGCGCTGCGGGAGAAGCGGCGGGGCGGGGTGCCGTACTGA
- a CDS encoding nuclear transport factor 2 family protein, producing the protein MNPDAAIRHIHRQWHDSVVHRDIEGLTALYAEDAVFESPLVWASRPEGDSGILTGRATIRDFFEDGFRSPQNGLGRWYRTGIVFSAGQQMAWEYPRQTPDGDQIDLMEMIDLADGLIAHHRVYWGWVGVRTLARLLPR; encoded by the coding sequence ATGAACCCGGACGCCGCCATCCGCCACATCCACCGGCAGTGGCACGACAGCGTCGTGCATCGCGACATCGAGGGACTGACGGCGCTCTACGCCGAGGACGCCGTCTTCGAGAGCCCGCTGGTCTGGGCGTCCCGGCCGGAGGGCGACAGCGGGATCCTCACCGGCAGGGCGACGATCCGGGACTTTTTCGAGGACGGCTTCCGGTCGCCGCAGAACGGCTTGGGCCGCTGGTACCGCACCGGAATCGTCTTCTCCGCGGGGCAGCAGATGGCATGGGAATACCCGCGCCAGACGCCGGACGGCGACCAGATCGACCTGATGGAGATGATCGACCTCGCCGATGGGCTCATCGCCCACCATCGGGTCTATTGGGGCTGGGTCGGCGTCCGAACGCTCGCGCGCCTGCTGCCGCGATAG
- a CDS encoding TRAP transporter large permease subunit, protein MNAAIIFGLLIALMLTGMPISIALGLSVLTFLFTMTTVPIEAVALKLFTGIENFEIMAIPFFILSGNFLTHGGVARRMINFATAMIGHWHGGLGLAGVMACALFAAISGSSPATVVAIGSIILPAMVAQGFPKRFGAGVITTSGALGILIPPSIVMVMYSVATSGAVVTGPDGQRVSSASISTLFVAGVIPGLMLAALLGLTTWYRARKFGYPRMPKASWRERWVAFRKSVWGLLLIVLVLGGIYSGAFTPTEAAAVSAVYAFVIALFVYRDLTWRDVPRVLLDSANMSAMLLYIITNAVLFSFLMTSEQIPQAMASWITGAGLNWVVFLLIVNLLLLVAGNVMEPSSIVLIMAPILFPIAAKLGIDPVHFGILIVVNMEVGMCHPPVGLNLYVASGITRMGITELTIAVWPWLLTMLMFLVVVTYVPAISLWLPRMLGMM, encoded by the coding sequence ATGAACGCCGCCATCATCTTCGGGCTGCTCATCGCCCTGATGCTCACCGGCATGCCGATCTCGATCGCGCTCGGCCTCTCGGTGCTCACCTTCCTGTTCACCATGACCACCGTGCCGATCGAGGCGGTGGCGCTCAAGCTGTTCACCGGGATCGAGAATTTCGAGATCATGGCGATCCCGTTCTTCATCCTGTCGGGCAACTTCCTCACCCATGGCGGCGTCGCCCGGCGGATGATCAACTTCGCCACCGCGATGATCGGCCACTGGCACGGCGGCCTGGGGCTCGCCGGCGTCATGGCCTGCGCGCTGTTCGCCGCCATCTCGGGCTCGAGCCCGGCCACCGTCGTGGCGATCGGCTCCATCATCCTGCCCGCCATGGTGGCGCAGGGCTTCCCCAAGCGCTTCGGCGCCGGCGTCATCACCACCTCCGGCGCGCTCGGCATCCTGATCCCGCCCTCGATCGTCATGGTGATGTACTCGGTCGCCACGAGCGGCGCGGTGGTGACCGGGCCCGACGGCCAGCGCGTCTCCTCGGCCTCGATCTCGACGCTCTTCGTCGCCGGCGTGATCCCGGGCCTGATGCTGGCGGCGCTCCTCGGCCTCACCACCTGGTACCGGGCGCGCAAGTTCGGCTATCCGCGCATGCCGAAGGCGAGCTGGCGCGAGCGCTGGGTCGCGTTCCGCAAGTCGGTCTGGGGCCTCCTGCTGATCGTGCTGGTGCTGGGCGGCATCTATAGCGGCGCCTTCACCCCGACCGAGGCGGCGGCGGTCAGCGCGGTCTACGCATTCGTGATCGCGCTGTTCGTCTACCGCGACCTCACCTGGCGCGACGTGCCGCGGGTGCTGCTCGATTCGGCCAACATGAGCGCGATGCTGCTCTACATCATCACCAACGCGGTGCTGTTCTCGTTCCTGATGACGAGCGAGCAGATCCCGCAGGCGATGGCGAGCTGGATCACCGGGGCCGGCCTGAACTGGGTGGTGTTCCTGCTCATCGTCAACCTGCTGCTACTCGTCGCCGGCAACGTGATGGAGCCCTCCTCCATCGTGCTGATCATGGCGCCGATCCTGTTCCCGATCGCCGCCAAGCTTGGCATCGACCCGGTGCATTTCGGCATCCTGATCGTGGTCAACATGGAGGTCGGCATGTGCCACCCGCCGGTCGGCCTCAACCTCTACGTCGCGTCGGGCATCACCCGCATGGGCATCACGGAACTGACCATCGCGGTCTGGCCGTGGCTCCTGACCATGCTGATGTTCCTCGTCGTCGTGACCTACGTCCCGGCGATCTCCCTGTGGCTGCCGCGGATGCTCGGGATGATGTGA